The DNA sequence TCAGAGTTTAGAAATTTTGCCGACTCCTGAAGAATGGGGTAAACCATTATTATTAATTAATTTAGGACAAGAGTTATTCGCTATGGAAGTTGATCACCTAGTGAGTGAACAAGAATTAGTTATTAAACCTTTCGGTAAGGCTTTGACAGCACCTAGTTACACTTATGGTTGTACAATTTTAGGGGATGGTACGTTAATTCCTGTTATCAACACAACTATTTTATTAGCTAATTATTTACAGGTGAGTTCTGGGGGAACAGTTGCACCTCGTCGGGTTGCTTCTTCTACAGATAATGTTGTGCAGTCTCAATCTTTCCAAGTGTCTTCGGTTTTGGTTGTCGATGATAGTGCGGCTATGAGACGAACTTTGGCTCTTTCTTTAGAAAAAGCAGGTTATCGAGTGGTACAGGCAAAAGATGGAAAAGATGCGATCGAACAATTGCAACAGGGTTTAAGTGTAAACTTAATTATCTGCGATATTGAAATGCCTAACATGAACGGCTTTGAGTTCCTAGGACAAAGAAGACGCTATCCTGAATTTAACAAAGTACCAGTTGCGATGCTAACCTCTCGTAGTAATGATAAGCACCGCAAACTAGCGACTCATTTGGGGGCAAATGCTTACTTTACTAAACCTTATATTGAACAAAAATTCTTGGAGTCAATTCGCAACTTGGTAGAAGGACAAAAGTCTGCTGTAACAGCTTAGTTTTATTTGGGACTTGACTTGAGTTCGATATAGAATTTTCGGTTTTGGAAAGGTGTCAGGTATCAGGTTAAAGAATTGATAAAAAACACATCTTTATTGATTTTATTATTTTCAATCTTTAGATTAACTAAACAATTTGATTAGAAAATTAAACCTAAAACCTGCAACCAGCAACCTGAAACCTAACCATACCTGAGTTCGATGAAAAAAGTATCGAAAAATAAAGCGCCCTCGAGTTATCATCGAGCCAATTTTGGAATAAAAAATTATTAAATTTAGGAAAAACTCATTTAAAATCAATTTATTCAGCTTTTTTGTCAATAATTATTACTTTTAACTCCGAACTCCGAACTCCGAACTCCGAACTCAAAATTTTGCCTCTCGCTTTTTTCTTAATAAGGCCATTTCCAGTTAGTCATCTCAGGTTTATCGATACCATGGGTATGAGCATAGTTTAAATGATCGATGATTTCATTTTTCATTCTTTCTTTTAAATATGCCGCCCGAGAACCAAGTTTAGGAACACGATCAATTACATCAATCACTAAATTGAAGCGATCGATCTGGTTCTGAATAGCTAGTTCCAAGGGAGTGTTAATGTTACCCTGTTCTTTATATCCTCTGACATGGAGGCGATCGCTCTCTCTGACATGACGGTAGGCTAATTTATGAATTAACCAAGGATAACCGTGAAAGTTGAAAATAATGGGTTTATCTTCTGTAAACAGAGTTGTAAAGTCAATTTTTGACAAACCATGAGGATGTTCGCTATCATCTTGAAGTTTGAATAAGTCCACTACGTTGATAAAACGAACTTTGAGTTCAGGACATTCTTTTCTTAAAATTGCCGTTGCCGCTAAAGATTCCATAGTGGGAACATCTCCACAACAAGCCATGATGACATCAGGATCATCCGCAGAAGTGCCTTGATCATCATTACTAGCCCATTCCCAAATACCAATTCCTTTGGTACAGTGTTTTACTGCCTCTTCTATGTTGAGATACTGTAAATGTTTTTGTTTGTCGGCAATAATGACATTGACATAATCTTTACTGCGTAAACAGTGATCTGTCACACTGAGTAAACAGTTGGCATCAGGGGGGAAATAAACCCTTACCACATCAGCACTCTTGTTGGTTACTAAATCCACATATCCGGGGTCTTGGTGAGAGAAACCATTATGGTCTTGGCGCCAAACAGTGGAAGAAAGTAAAATATTAAGAGATGATACAGGTGCTCTCCAAGGTACTTTATTTTTGCATATATCTAACCATTTAGCGTGTTGGTTAAACATAGAATCCACCACATGGGCAAAGGCTTCATAGGTGTGGAATAAGCCATGACGACCTGTTAAAAGATAGGTTTCTAGCCATCCTTGCAGAGTATGTTCGCTCAACATTTCCATCACACGACCATCAGGAGACAATTCGCCACCGTCTTGGTCTTCAGGTAGATAGTCTGCCATCCAAACTTTTTTCGATACTTCATAGATAGGATTTAGGCGGTTAGAAGCGGTTTCATCAGGACCAAAGACTCGGAAGGTGGTCATGTTTTTTGCCATTACATCCCGTAAAAAGTTACCCATAACTTTGGTGTTTTCTACTTCTATTTTGCCCGGTTCAATGACATCGATGACATATTTAGGATCTTTAAAATCAGGTAAGTTTAAATCTTGGCGTAATAAACCACCATTCGCAACGGGATTGGCACTCATACGGCGATCGCCTTTCGGGGCCAATTCTTGCAGTTCGGGGATTAAAGTACCATTTTCATCGAATAACTCTTCTGGTTTATAGCCTTTCATCCACGCTTCTAACATCTGTAAATGTTCGGGATTACTGTGCATATTTCCCATAGGTACTTGGTGCGATCGCCAAAACCCCTCTACTTTGCGACCATCAACGGTTTTAGGACCAGTCCAACCTTTAGGAGAACGAAAAACAATCATAGGCCACCTAGGACGTTTTGGTACTCCTGTGCGTCTAGCTTCCTCTTGAATAAGCCTAATTTTACCAATACATTCTTCTAACACTTCCGCCATTTTTTGGTGCATTATCATGGGGTCATCTCCTTCCACAAAATAGGGTTCATAACCATAACCAACAAATAATGCCTTTAACTCTTCATGGGAAATACGAGAGAGAATAGTGGGGTTAGCAATTTTGTAACCATTAAGATGTAAAATGGGCAACACCGCACCATCACGGATAGGATTAATAAACTTATTAGAGTGCCAAGCCGTTGCTAAAGGACCTGTTTCTGATTCACCATCTCCCACCATTACCACAGAAATTAAGTCAGGATTATCTAAAACTGCACCGTAAGCATGGGAAACCGAATAACCTAACTCTCCTCCTTCATGAATTGAACCAGGAGTTTCTGGGGTGACGTGACTGCCGATATGTCCGGGGAAAGAAAACTGTTTAAAAAACTTGTGCATTCCCGCTTCATCTTGGGTTTTATCGGTGTAAATTTCTGAGTAAGTACCCTCAAGATAAACGGGGGCAAGAATACCAGGAGCACCGTGTCCAGGTCCTGCTAAGTAAACCATATTTAGATCATATTTTTTGATTAAACGGTTTAAATGTACATAAACAAAACTTAACCCCGGACTAGAACCCCAATGACCTAATAAACGATTTTTTACGTGTTCAGGTTTGAGAGTTTCTTTAAGTAAAGGATTATCTTGTAGATAAATCATGCCAACGGCTAAATAATTACAAGCACGCCAGTAAGCATCTATTTTTTTTAATTCTTCTGTACTTAATGCTACAGATTTTTCTATTGATTGAACCATGAATTTCTCTATTATTTTTGTAATTGCTTTTATTCTATCTAATTTTACTTTTTGTGCATTGATTTTTCCTTAAGAAAATATTTTATTTTCCTTAAACAAAAGTTAAGATGTGATCATATTAATATTTGAAGATATTTTATTTAAAGCCATAGCAAATATCAGTTTATATGACATTATTTGAAGAGACTATGACAGTAGAAATTTTCAATAAATAAAAATATCTGAGTTACTTTAATTACTATAGAATATAATGTTATCCTCGCTACTTATTCATAATGATGATTGTTAAAAATTCTTTAGGTTAATAAATTTAAAATTACTTAATCTATCTTTAAATAAAAAAATAGTTAATAATAATTTGCCCTGATAAACAATCTTAAACAACAAATGCTAATTGTTTTTAATTACCTACTATCTATAAATATCTGCTTACTCTAAATACTATTAAATATCTTGTTATAATATTAATTAATTATAAGTTTGCATTTATTTTTGGTGTGGTGGTTCTATAATGTATTTAAGAGAAAAGTGTGCAGTAAATAAGTTTAGTTAATTCTTGGTGACATTATTTATTCACTACAATAATTAATAATTAATTGCATGATAAAATAAAATATAGGTAACATAAAAAAATAAAATATATACCTACAAAGAAAGCGACATCGGAAAAGAAGTAAATAAGATTAAAATGGGAGAATTATGTGGTGTCTTTTAATCAGAGAAATAATGCCCAAAAGATATTGATAGTAGATGATCAACCAGAAAATATACATATCTTGATGGAAATACTGGGAAAATTTTACAAAATTATTGCGGCAACTAATGGGCAAAAAGCGATCGAACTTGCACAAAAGCATCCCCAACCAGATTTAATTCTCCTCGATGTAATGATGCCAGATATTGATGGTTATGAAGTTTGCCAACAGCTTAAAAATAATTTTAGAACAAAGGATATTCCGATTATTTTTGTTACGGCTTTGGGTGAAATTGACGATGAAATGAAAGGTTTAGAAATTGGTGCAGTCGATTATTTAATTAAGCCGATTAATCCTTATATTGTACAGGCAAGAGTTAAAAATCATTTGACCATCCGCACCCTTTATCAAGAATTACAAAAAGCCAATTCTATTTTAGAGGAAAAGGTGAAAGAGCGTACAGCTCAACTGGAAAAAATGATTATGGTAGATAGTCTGACTGGTTTACCTAGCAAGGTTGCGTTGGTTGAAGAAATTAAAAGTATTATGGGTACTAATTCTCTTTTTGCCCTAATTCAATTAGATTTTAGTCGTTTTAGTCTTATTAATAGTTCTTTGGGTCACGAAATAGGCGATCGCTTCTTACAAACAATAGCATTACACATTCAGAAATGTTTAAGAGAAAAAGATTTTATTGCCAGAATGGGAGCGGATAATTTTTATTTATTATTAAGAGAAAGGGAAAATAAGGAAGAAATAATTAAATTTACAGAGTCTATTTTAAATAGTTTTAGAAATTCATTTAAGGTAAATGAATATGAGATATTTGTTAATTGCAATTTAGGGATTGTTTTTTCAGATAAAAACTATAAACAAGAATTAGAGTTGTTAAGAGATGTTGATACAGCTTTACATAAAGCCAAGCAAAAAGGACAGAATAAATATTATATTTTTGATAGTAGTATTAGAGAAATAGCACAAAAAAGATTACAGTTAGAATTAGATTTGAGAAAAGCTATTAAAGAAGAACAATTTACAGTTTTTTATCAACCGATAATCGATTTATCCAAAGAAAAAACCTATGGTTTTGAAGCCTTAATTCGTTGGCAACATCCTACAAGGGGGATGATTTCTCCTTTTGAATTTATACCCTGTTTAGAAGAATCTGGTTTAATTACAACAGTGGGATTATGGGTGTTTGAAAAAGCCTGTCAACAGCAAGTTATTTGGCAAGAAAAATTTTCTCATCCTCTTTATATTAGTATTAATTTGTCTCCCTATCAATTTTCTCATCATTCCTTACTTAGAGATATAGATGATATTATTGAAAAAACAGGCATAAATCCAGAGTATATAAAAATAGAAATTACCGAGAGTGCATTAATAGAAAATATAGAAAAAGCGATTAATATTCTTAATGATTTTAAAGCGAGAAAAATAAAAATCAGTTTAGATGATTTTGGTACAGGTTATTCTTCTTTAAGTTATTTGCATACTATTCCTGTCGATTATTTAAAAATTGATCGCAGTTTTATTCGTAATAGTAATAATAATCAAAAAAATGCAGATTTAGTAGAGATAATTATTCTGTTAGCCCACAA is a window from the Cyanobacterium sp. Dongsha4 genome containing:
- a CDS encoding phosphoketolase family protein — encoded protein: MVQSIEKSVALSTEELKKIDAYWRACNYLAVGMIYLQDNPLLKETLKPEHVKNRLLGHWGSSPGLSFVYVHLNRLIKKYDLNMVYLAGPGHGAPGILAPVYLEGTYSEIYTDKTQDEAGMHKFFKQFSFPGHIGSHVTPETPGSIHEGGELGYSVSHAYGAVLDNPDLISVVMVGDGESETGPLATAWHSNKFINPIRDGAVLPILHLNGYKIANPTILSRISHEELKALFVGYGYEPYFVEGDDPMIMHQKMAEVLEECIGKIRLIQEEARRTGVPKRPRWPMIVFRSPKGWTGPKTVDGRKVEGFWRSHQVPMGNMHSNPEHLQMLEAWMKGYKPEELFDENGTLIPELQELAPKGDRRMSANPVANGGLLRQDLNLPDFKDPKYVIDVIEPGKIEVENTKVMGNFLRDVMAKNMTTFRVFGPDETASNRLNPIYEVSKKVWMADYLPEDQDGGELSPDGRVMEMLSEHTLQGWLETYLLTGRHGLFHTYEAFAHVVDSMFNQHAKWLDICKNKVPWRAPVSSLNILLSSTVWRQDHNGFSHQDPGYVDLVTNKSADVVRVYFPPDANCLLSVTDHCLRSKDYVNVIIADKQKHLQYLNIEEAVKHCTKGIGIWEWASNDDQGTSADDPDVIMACCGDVPTMESLAATAILRKECPELKVRFINVVDLFKLQDDSEHPHGLSKIDFTTLFTEDKPIIFNFHGYPWLIHKLAYRHVRESDRLHVRGYKEQGNINTPLELAIQNQIDRFNLVIDVIDRVPKLGSRAAYLKERMKNEIIDHLNYAHTHGIDKPEMTNWKWPY
- a CDS encoding two-component system response regulator codes for the protein MSFNQRNNAQKILIVDDQPENIHILMEILGKFYKIIAATNGQKAIELAQKHPQPDLILLDVMMPDIDGYEVCQQLKNNFRTKDIPIIFVTALGEIDDEMKGLEIGAVDYLIKPINPYIVQARVKNHLTIRTLYQELQKANSILEEKVKERTAQLEKMIMVDSLTGLPSKVALVEEIKSIMGTNSLFALIQLDFSRFSLINSSLGHEIGDRFLQTIALHIQKCLREKDFIARMGADNFYLLLRERENKEEIIKFTESILNSFRNSFKVNEYEIFVNCNLGIVFSDKNYKQELELLRDVDTALHKAKQKGQNKYYIFDSSIREIAQKRLQLELDLRKAIKEEQFTVFYQPIIDLSKEKTYGFEALIRWQHPTRGMISPFEFIPCLEESGLITTVGLWVFEKACQQQVIWQEKFSHPLYISINLSPYQFSHHSLLRDIDDIIEKTGINPEYIKIEITESALIENIEKAINILNDFKARKIKISLDDFGTGYSSLSYLHTIPVDYLKIDRSFIRNSNNNQKNADLVEIIILLAHKLKMKVIAEGCETKEDLEKLKNLNCEYSQGYFFSKPIPTQETIQFLTTTYQTLESYN